One region of Hymenobacter sediminicola genomic DNA includes:
- a CDS encoding T9SS type A sorting domain-containing protein yields the protein MLKNLLSFLICTTAASAMLTPATAQVVTITGGTQISALSPINHASSEGAYETIYLQPSIAQAGNITRLAFEKSDGTELQPLTGVIIYLKTTTATEFQNGTLDTLGYQRVYAGNFTNATAAGYQEVTLQRPFAYANTAGQNLAVLVLRRGGNVQATIGPRARYLYGVTMNPIRIACRRYTGTVPVTSATTLTATNILANIRLTFGTPQATQAARNTLALALFPNPASNILTLKLPTGRHTATVQVTDLLGRRVLPLTQLLPRPDGTVLLPIEILAAGQYLLRIEQGQAVAVQRFSKE from the coding sequence ATGCTGAAAAATCTACTCTCTTTTCTGATTTGCACTACTGCAGCCAGCGCTATGCTCACCCCAGCCACCGCGCAGGTCGTGACCATCACGGGTGGCACCCAGATTTCGGCGTTGTCGCCTATCAACCATGCCAGCTCTGAGGGAGCCTACGAAACGATTTATCTGCAGCCGAGCATCGCGCAGGCTGGCAATATCACAAGGCTGGCTTTTGAGAAATCGGATGGCACGGAGCTGCAGCCGCTCACAGGAGTCATTATATACCTCAAAACAACCACTGCCACCGAGTTTCAGAACGGGACGCTCGATACGCTGGGCTACCAGCGGGTGTATGCGGGCAACTTTACGAATGCTACCGCCGCTGGCTATCAGGAAGTAACGCTGCAGCGTCCGTTTGCCTACGCCAATACTGCCGGCCAGAATCTAGCGGTGCTGGTGCTCCGGCGCGGCGGCAACGTGCAGGCCACCATTGGGCCACGCGCCCGGTACCTGTACGGTGTCACCATGAATCCAATCCGGATTGCCTGCCGGCGCTATACCGGAACCGTGCCCGTAACGAGTGCCACCACCCTGACGGCCACCAATATTTTGGCCAATATTCGCCTCACATTCGGCACGCCGCAGGCCACGCAGGCAGCTCGCAATACGCTGGCGCTGGCTCTTTTCCCTAATCCGGCCAGCAATATTCTTACGTTGAAGCTGCCGACTGGCCGCCACACGGCGACCGTGCAGGTTACAGACTTGCTGGGCCGGCGCGTGCTGCCGCTTACGCAGCTGCTGCCCCGGCCCGATGGGACCGTGCTGTTGCCTATCGAAATACTGGCGGCCGGCCAGTACCTATTGCGCATTGAGCAGGGGCAAGCAGTAGCGGTGCAGCGCTTCAGCAAGGAGTAG
- the guaA gene encoding glutamine-hydrolyzing GMP synthase produces the protein MPQQILILDFGSQYTQLIARRIRELNVYCEIHPYNHAPDLTEDIRGVVLSGSPCSVRDADSPNPDLSRYLGRVPVLGVCYGAQLLAQQQGGEVLPATIREYGRARLARVHHESPLLHGVPTESQVWMSHGDTIKTLPTGFDIIASTPEVAVAAFKIGGQETYGIQFHPEVTHSTDGKTLLQNFVVNICGLDQSWTPEHFVDSMVETLQRTIGEEDQVILGLSGGVDSSVAALLLHKAIGKRLHGIFVNNGLLRKDEYEDVLHSYKDLGLNVRGVDASQEFYAALTGLTDPELKRKAIGRTFIEVFDREAQKVDGARWLAQGTIYPDVIESVSVKGPAVTIKSHHNVGGLPEKMNLRIVEPLRALFKDEVREVGHTLELPVNILHRHPFPGPGLGIRILGDITPEKVDLLQRADAIFINGLKEHGLYEKVWQAGVMLLPVQSVGVMGDERTYERVVALRAVTSVDGMTADWAHLPYEFLADVSNKIINQVRGINRVVYDISSKPPATIEWE, from the coding sequence ATGCCTCAACAAATCCTGATTCTCGATTTTGGGTCGCAGTACACCCAACTCATTGCCCGGCGCATCCGGGAATTGAATGTCTACTGCGAAATCCATCCGTATAACCACGCCCCGGACCTCACTGAGGATATCCGGGGCGTTGTGCTTTCGGGCTCGCCGTGTTCCGTGCGCGACGCCGACTCGCCCAACCCTGACCTGAGCCGCTACCTGGGCCGCGTGCCGGTGCTGGGCGTGTGCTATGGCGCGCAGCTGCTGGCTCAGCAGCAGGGCGGCGAGGTGCTGCCCGCCACCATTCGGGAGTATGGCCGCGCCCGCCTGGCGCGCGTGCACCACGAAAGCCCGCTGCTGCATGGTGTGCCCACCGAGTCACAGGTCTGGATGTCGCACGGCGACACCATCAAGACCCTGCCGACTGGGTTTGATATCATTGCCAGCACGCCGGAAGTGGCGGTAGCCGCCTTCAAAATTGGGGGGCAGGAAACCTACGGCATTCAGTTTCACCCCGAAGTCACGCACTCGACGGATGGCAAAACGCTGCTCCAGAACTTCGTGGTGAACATCTGCGGGCTGGACCAGAGCTGGACGCCAGAGCACTTCGTGGACAGCATGGTGGAAACGCTGCAGCGCACCATCGGCGAGGAAGACCAGGTGATTCTGGGCCTCTCGGGCGGCGTGGATTCCAGCGTGGCAGCGTTGCTGCTGCACAAGGCAATTGGCAAGCGCCTGCACGGCATTTTCGTGAACAACGGGCTGCTGCGCAAGGACGAGTACGAAGACGTGCTGCACTCCTACAAAGACCTGGGCCTTAACGTGCGCGGCGTGGATGCCTCGCAAGAATTCTACGCGGCCCTCACCGGCCTGACGGACCCCGAGCTGAAGCGCAAAGCCATTGGGCGTACCTTTATTGAGGTGTTTGACCGCGAAGCGCAAAAAGTAGACGGCGCCCGCTGGCTAGCTCAGGGCACCATCTACCCCGATGTGATTGAGTCGGTGTCGGTGAAGGGTCCGGCCGTAACCATCAAGAGCCACCACAACGTGGGCGGGCTGCCCGAGAAGATGAACCTGCGCATTGTGGAGCCGCTGCGGGCACTGTTCAAGGATGAAGTGCGCGAAGTGGGCCATACGCTGGAGTTGCCGGTGAATATTCTGCACCGCCACCCCTTCCCAGGCCCCGGCCTAGGCATCCGCATCCTCGGTGACATCACGCCCGAGAAAGTAGACCTGCTGCAGCGCGCCGATGCCATCTTCATCAACGGCCTGAAAGAGCACGGCCTCTACGAAAAAGTATGGCAAGCCGGCGTGATGCTGCTGCCCGTGCAGAGCGTGGGCGTAATGGGCGACGAGCGGACCTACGAGCGGGTAGTAGCCCTGCGCGCCGTGACCAGCGTGGATGGCATGACCGCCGACTGGGCCCACCTGCCCTACGAGTTCCTGGCTGACGTGAGCAACAAAATCATCAACCAAGTGCGCGGCATCAACCGCGTGGTCTACGACATCAGCTCCAAGCCACCGGCTACCATTGAGTGGGAATAA
- a CDS encoding DegT/DnrJ/EryC1/StrS family aminotransferase: MPQFPLPPSAPIQLLDLRAQHAPIRAELDEALRQALDEAAFIQGPAVQQFALELSEYLGGPHVVPCANGTDALQLALMALRLPRGAEVIVPAFTYVATLEAAAVLGLVPVPVDVLPDTFNLDPQAVEAAITSRTGAIVAVHLFGQCADLEALRAVADQHGVALIEDNAQAIGATFRTSRGEFWVAGTVGEVGTTSFFPSKNLGGFGDGGALFTRDEARAAYLRQLANHGQTRKYHHEYIGLNSRLDTVQAALLRVKLRYLSQWTAARQHVAASYDAALADLQTISVPARDPRSTHVFHQYTLTVADEPGRRNALQQHLAAHGVPSQVYYPLPNHLQPAYQYLGYHAGQFPVAERLCRTVLSLPIHPTLVQEQLAYVADVVRAWA, encoded by the coding sequence GTGCCTCAGTTTCCCCTGCCTCCGTCTGCCCCCATTCAGCTTCTCGACCTACGTGCCCAGCATGCGCCTATCCGGGCTGAGCTAGACGAGGCCTTACGCCAGGCGCTTGATGAGGCTGCTTTCATTCAGGGGCCGGCTGTGCAGCAGTTTGCGCTGGAGCTGAGCGAGTACCTCGGCGGCCCGCACGTGGTGCCCTGCGCGAATGGCACCGACGCCTTGCAACTTGCCTTGATGGCGCTGCGCCTGCCGCGCGGGGCCGAAGTTATTGTTCCTGCTTTTACCTATGTGGCCACGCTGGAAGCTGCCGCCGTGCTGGGGTTGGTTCCGGTGCCTGTCGATGTACTTCCGGATACCTTTAACCTCGATCCGCAGGCGGTAGAAGCGGCCATTACGAGCCGTACCGGTGCTATTGTGGCCGTGCATCTGTTCGGGCAGTGCGCCGATCTGGAAGCGCTGCGGGCCGTTGCGGACCAGCACGGTGTGGCCCTGATTGAGGACAATGCGCAGGCCATTGGAGCCACGTTTAGAACTAGCCGCGGCGAATTTTGGGTGGCGGGTACAGTAGGAGAGGTGGGCACCACATCGTTCTTCCCTAGCAAAAACCTGGGCGGCTTCGGCGACGGCGGGGCCCTGTTTACGCGCGACGAGGCCCGTGCTGCCTACCTGCGCCAGTTGGCCAACCACGGCCAGACCCGCAAATACCACCACGAGTACATCGGCCTCAACTCCCGCCTCGATACTGTGCAGGCCGCTCTGCTACGCGTAAAGCTGCGCTACCTTAGCCAATGGACTGCCGCTCGCCAGCACGTAGCTGCATCCTATGATGCTGCGCTGGCCGACTTGCAGACTATTTCGGTGCCGGCCCGCGACCCGCGCAGCACCCACGTATTTCACCAATACACCCTCACCGTAGCCGACGAGCCCGGCCGCCGTAATGCGCTGCAGCAGCACCTTGCGGCGCACGGCGTACCGAGCCAAGTATACTATCCGCTGCCTAATCATCTGCAACCGGCCTACCAGTATCTGGGCTACCACGCCGGGCAGTTTCCGGTAGCTGAGCGCCTGTGTCGCACTGTGCTGTCGTTGCCCATTCACCCTACTTTGGTACAGGAGCAGCTGGCGTATGTGGCAGATGTAGTACGAGCCTGGGCGTAG
- a CDS encoding M48 family metalloprotease has product MRRSFLTLLLPLAGVAALTTAAINKPAQFSLFSIQQDIELGAQVARQTDSTYRAKGQLMERSKNARAYQLLDGVVKRVLDNGNLKYRTQFPWDVQIIKDDQIQNAFATPGGHIYVFSGLIKFLDNESELAGILGHEIAHADRRHSTQILQKQYGTSLLLGIVLGNRSSSQLVQLAAGIGQLKFSRDYELDADKYSTIYLNGTRYYDCDGAAGFFIKAEKQGGGGTPEFLSTHPNPGSRITNIQKSAQSLGCASRTVSNTNFTELKRLL; this is encoded by the coding sequence ATGCGCCGTTCCTTTCTGACGCTGCTACTGCCGCTGGCCGGGGTAGCTGCTCTCACCACTGCCGCCATCAACAAGCCAGCTCAGTTCAGCCTGTTCTCTATCCAGCAGGATATCGAGCTGGGCGCCCAGGTGGCCCGCCAAACCGACTCCACGTACCGCGCCAAAGGCCAGTTGATGGAGCGCTCCAAAAACGCCCGCGCCTACCAACTGCTCGACGGCGTGGTGAAGCGCGTGCTCGATAATGGCAACCTGAAGTACCGCACGCAGTTCCCCTGGGACGTGCAGATCATCAAAGACGACCAGATACAGAATGCCTTTGCTACGCCTGGCGGCCACATCTACGTGTTTTCGGGCCTGATTAAGTTTCTGGATAACGAGAGTGAGTTAGCTGGCATCCTGGGCCACGAAATTGCCCACGCCGACCGTCGCCACAGTACCCAGATTCTGCAGAAACAATACGGCACTAGCCTGCTGCTGGGCATTGTGCTCGGCAACCGGTCCTCCAGCCAACTCGTGCAGCTGGCTGCCGGCATTGGTCAGCTCAAATTCAGCCGCGACTACGAGCTGGACGCTGATAAATACTCCACCATCTACCTCAACGGCACCCGCTACTACGACTGCGACGGGGCCGCTGGCTTCTTCATCAAGGCCGAAAAGCAGGGGGGAGGCGGCACGCCCGAATTTTTGAGCACGCACCCCAACCCGGGCTCGCGCATCACCAACATCCAGAAAAGTGCCCAGTCGTTGGGCTGCGCCAGCCGCACCGTCAGCAACACCAATTTCACGGAGCTGAAGCGCCTGCTGTAG
- a CDS encoding cell division ATP-binding protein FtsE, with the protein MPTASNPVIELHDAYIMQDVNTVLQKVTFSLDKGEFAYLVGRTGSGKSSLLKTLYADLALGGGTGTVVGFPLPKLMGSSKVPFMRRKLGIIFQDFQLLFDRTVAENLLFVLNATGWSGKARKQQRISEVLMRVGLANSAAKMPHQLSGGEQQRVVIARALLNEPLLLLADEPTGNLDPDVADSIMRLFVEINNSGTAVLMATHNYQIIQQYPKRVLKCEQGQLIDSETTPFSMTAMS; encoded by the coding sequence ATGCCCACTGCCTCCAACCCGGTTATCGAACTGCACGACGCCTACATTATGCAGGACGTGAATACTGTGCTGCAAAAGGTCACGTTCTCGCTTGACAAAGGTGAATTCGCCTATTTGGTGGGGCGCACTGGCTCCGGCAAAAGCTCCCTGCTCAAAACGCTCTACGCCGACTTGGCGCTGGGCGGCGGCACGGGCACTGTGGTTGGGTTTCCGCTGCCCAAGCTAATGGGCAGCAGCAAAGTGCCGTTTATGCGCCGCAAGCTGGGCATCATCTTCCAGGATTTTCAGCTGCTTTTCGACCGTACCGTGGCTGAAAACCTGTTGTTTGTGCTGAATGCTACGGGCTGGAGCGGCAAGGCACGCAAGCAGCAGCGCATTTCAGAAGTACTGATGCGGGTGGGACTGGCCAACTCGGCCGCCAAAATGCCGCACCAGCTTTCCGGTGGCGAACAGCAGCGCGTAGTAATTGCGCGGGCCCTGCTCAACGAGCCGCTACTGCTACTCGCTGATGAGCCCACCGGCAACCTCGACCCGGACGTGGCGGACAGCATTATGCGCCTGTTTGTGGAAATTAACAACTCCGGTACAGCCGTGCTCATGGCTACGCACAACTACCAGATTATCCAGCAATACCCTAAGCGGGTGCTCAAGTGCGAGCAGGGCCAGCTGATTGATTCTGAAACCACCCCGTTTTCTATGACGGCCATGTCCTGA
- a CDS encoding carboxypeptidase-like regulatory domain-containing protein encodes MRNFLLYTVLFLLPHLVLAQQPVARPATAPAKKTEPQPAAETLESTPPQLAETLPAEPVVRVITGNVQNQSGKPLAGVTVSLRQDERQSSITNSAGMFILKTTHQAPVLHVSYAGYSELEVTPPVSGPLVVEMAAIDKYSKQLKKQVKSARKAWEKP; translated from the coding sequence ATGAGAAATTTCCTTCTTTACACAGTACTGTTTCTGTTGCCGCACCTGGTGCTGGCCCAGCAACCTGTGGCCCGGCCAGCAACGGCACCTGCCAAGAAAACAGAGCCGCAGCCCGCCGCAGAAACCCTGGAAAGCACGCCGCCACAACTTGCGGAGACGCTGCCTGCTGAGCCCGTAGTGCGCGTAATTACCGGGAACGTGCAGAACCAAAGCGGCAAACCCTTGGCCGGTGTCACAGTGTCGTTGCGGCAGGATGAGCGGCAGTCGTCCATCACCAATTCCGCTGGCATGTTCATTCTGAAAACTACCCATCAGGCGCCGGTACTGCATGTAAGCTATGCCGGCTACTCCGAGTTGGAAGTGACGCCCCCGGTTTCTGGCCCGCTGGTAGTAGAAATGGCGGCCATCGACAAATACTCCAAGCAGCTCAAGAAACAGGTGAAGTCGGCGCGCAAAGCCTGGGAAAAGCCCTAA
- a CDS encoding fructose-6-phosphate aldolase — protein MYIIKVKGKAKIPDYIQLRDENFVLIAYFRADRPLKDLHRYGLENKEVPLAAVIEGLEFGKLQKLEI, from the coding sequence ATGTATATCATCAAAGTAAAAGGCAAAGCCAAAATTCCGGACTATATCCAGCTGCGCGACGAAAACTTCGTGCTGATTGCGTATTTCCGCGCCGACCGGCCCCTGAAAGACCTGCACCGCTACGGCCTTGAAAACAAGGAAGTACCACTGGCTGCTGTCATTGAAGGGTTGGAATTTGGAAAGCTGCAGAAGCTAGAAATTTGA
- the fsa gene encoding fructose-6-phosphate aldolase, with amino-acid sequence MKFFIDTANLKDIQEAVELGVLDGVTTNPSLMAKEGIRGTDAVMSHYKKICEIVDGDVSAEVIATDYEGIIREGEALAELHPNIVVKVPMIREGVKAIKYFSEKGIKTNCTLIFTAGQALLAAKAGATYVSPFVGRLDDIGADGLQLIQQIVDIFSNYGYPTQVLAASVRHVPHLIQCAELGADVVTCPLNVITGLLNHPLTDKGLATFLADHAKVNG; translated from the coding sequence ATGAAATTCTTCATTGATACTGCCAACCTGAAAGACATTCAGGAAGCTGTGGAGCTGGGCGTGCTCGACGGCGTGACCACCAATCCTTCGCTGATGGCGAAAGAAGGCATCCGCGGCACCGATGCCGTAATGAGCCATTACAAGAAAATCTGCGAAATCGTGGATGGCGACGTATCGGCCGAGGTAATTGCCACCGACTACGAGGGCATTATCCGGGAAGGAGAGGCCCTGGCCGAGCTGCACCCCAACATTGTGGTGAAAGTGCCCATGATCCGGGAAGGCGTAAAAGCCATCAAGTATTTCTCGGAGAAAGGCATCAAAACTAACTGCACACTGATTTTCACGGCTGGGCAAGCCCTGCTGGCTGCCAAAGCCGGTGCTACTTACGTGTCGCCGTTTGTAGGGCGTCTGGATGATATTGGGGCTGATGGCCTGCAACTGATTCAGCAGATTGTAGACATTTTCTCCAACTATGGCTACCCCACGCAGGTGCTGGCTGCCTCAGTGCGCCACGTGCCGCACCTCATCCAGTGCGCTGAGTTGGGTGCTGATGTGGTAACCTGCCCACTGAATGTTATTACGGGTCTGCTCAACCACCCACTCACCGATAAAGGTCTGGCTACCTTCCTGGCCGACCACGCCAAGGTGAATGGCTAG
- a CDS encoding DUF4153 domain-containing protein — protein sequence MQLPSLQRLATEAVRVVRRFPLTLCCSLLLGAVAIYYQRLDYKEKAVLDWLFPTLSAAALGLPLTLSVALAGERYSWTRLGRVLVAAGAVALLGLWYWLCPTDPTIIWASRLALLLLGLHLLVAVVPYLPELRREADTPGFWRYNETLFLRILTGGLYSGVLFAGCALALVAVENLFDIKLDRHIYEHLFTVMATVFNTWFFLAGVPHDWAALEQETAYPKGLKLFTQFVLLPLVVLYLGILYAYLARIVVLWTLPKGWVSTLILAFSVAGIFALLLIHPIRNAAENTWIRTFARWFYRALFPLLALLFVAIGTRVQAYGITEERYFVLVLAVWLGVIAAYFLWRQGRGIIWIPASLAAVAFVASAGPLSAFAVSERSQLNQLVELTAQYKLLQNGKLDGASQRVPNLPETVHTRLSSIFYYFTQREAAHQLQPLFAASLALPDSLNDADNWTRRHWAANRIEQVSGIASTNSAVTEAVAIRSANFQHEEDKVWPLGNGRYWLNNIESSMYNPPAEEVATTFNILEGTYRLLAQHYGRQLLLQQLRTDSSWQTRLTLTPGATADSLVRVYGTNPERSIELPAKGLTLHAATDGIQLHLYLRNLNREQSKDGAVYYINAQALLELREKTK from the coding sequence ATGCAACTTCCCTCTCTGCAGCGTCTGGCTACCGAAGCCGTCCGTGTGGTTCGCCGTTTCCCGCTTACGCTATGCTGTAGCCTGTTGCTGGGCGCAGTAGCCATCTACTATCAGCGGCTCGATTACAAAGAAAAAGCTGTCTTGGACTGGCTGTTTCCGACGCTGTCGGCGGCGGCCTTAGGGCTACCGCTCACGCTGAGTGTGGCTCTGGCTGGAGAACGGTACAGCTGGACGCGGCTGGGGCGCGTGCTAGTTGCCGCCGGGGCCGTAGCGTTGCTGGGGCTATGGTATTGGCTCTGCCCTACAGACCCTACCATAATATGGGCGTCGCGACTGGCTTTGTTGCTGCTGGGCCTGCACCTACTGGTGGCCGTGGTGCCCTACCTGCCCGAACTGCGCCGCGAGGCCGACACGCCCGGCTTCTGGCGCTATAATGAAACCCTGTTTTTACGTATCCTGACCGGCGGACTGTATTCCGGGGTGTTGTTTGCTGGCTGTGCACTGGCGCTGGTAGCAGTAGAAAACCTGTTTGACATTAAGCTCGACCGGCATATCTACGAGCATCTGTTCACGGTTATGGCTACCGTATTCAATACCTGGTTTTTTCTGGCCGGCGTGCCACATGACTGGGCGGCGCTAGAGCAGGAAACTGCCTATCCAAAGGGGCTGAAGCTGTTCACGCAGTTTGTGCTGCTGCCGCTGGTGGTACTATACCTAGGTATTCTGTATGCCTATCTGGCCCGTATTGTGGTGCTCTGGACGCTGCCAAAAGGCTGGGTTTCTACCTTGATTCTGGCGTTTTCAGTGGCCGGTATTTTCGCGCTGCTGCTGATTCATCCTATTCGCAACGCCGCCGAAAACACCTGGATTCGTACGTTTGCCCGCTGGTTCTACCGGGCGCTGTTTCCGCTGCTGGCGTTGCTGTTCGTGGCCATTGGTACCCGCGTGCAAGCGTATGGCATCACCGAGGAACGCTACTTTGTACTGGTGCTGGCTGTGTGGCTGGGCGTTATAGCGGCGTATTTTCTGTGGCGGCAGGGGCGGGGCATCATCTGGATTCCGGCCTCGCTGGCAGCAGTGGCGTTTGTGGCTTCAGCGGGCCCGTTGAGCGCCTTTGCCGTGTCCGAACGGAGCCAGCTAAACCAGCTGGTTGAACTAACCGCTCAATACAAGCTGCTGCAAAACGGTAAGCTGGATGGAGCCAGTCAACGGGTGCCCAACTTACCGGAAACGGTGCATACACGGTTATCCTCCATCTTTTACTACTTCACGCAGCGGGAAGCCGCTCACCAACTGCAGCCCCTGTTTGCTGCCAGCTTAGCCTTGCCTGATTCTCTGAACGATGCCGATAACTGGACGCGCCGACATTGGGCCGCTAACCGGATAGAACAGGTAAGCGGTATTGCCTCCACAAATTCCGCAGTCACGGAAGCCGTGGCCATACGGTCAGCCAATTTCCAGCACGAAGAGGACAAGGTCTGGCCATTAGGTAACGGGCGCTACTGGCTCAACAATATAGAGTCGAGCATGTACAATCCGCCTGCAGAGGAAGTAGCCACAACTTTCAATATACTGGAAGGTACGTATCGCCTGCTGGCCCAGCACTATGGCCGCCAGCTACTCCTGCAGCAACTCCGCACCGATAGTAGCTGGCAGACCCGCCTTACCTTGACTCCCGGAGCCACCGCCGACTCCCTTGTTCGTGTATACGGCACCAACCCGGAGCGTTCTATCGAGCTGCCGGCTAAAGGCCTGACTCTCCATGCCGCCACCGACGGTATTCAACTACACCTATACCTGCGCAATCTAAACCGGGAGCAGAGTAAGGATGGCGCGGTGTATTATATCAATGCTCAGGCGCTGCTGGAACTGCGCGAAAAAACCAAGTAA
- a CDS encoding glycosyltransferase family 2 protein, with product MNSPGLSVLIPVYNRDVTPLVHALLAQAAAWPGPLEIHCLDDGSREAMRHPNRELTTLPGVCYQELPHNVGRAAIRNQLASAAKHEWLLLLDNDSLLPDNQFLARYAAACHLAPVLVGGTTYELAAPAATELHLRWLYGRRREARPAALRQRAPHGQLTLNNMLVRTEVFRRFGLDESLTRYGHEDTKFGWLLRQASISVLHLDNPVLHDGLEPAAQFLQKTHDAVRNLARLYLAEGLGADTKLLKAALQLHRWGLGEAVRGAFQLRQQQVRRNLLSAQPSLRQLDALKLYWLLTELK from the coding sequence TTGAACTCACCTGGTCTTTCGGTACTGATTCCGGTGTACAACCGCGACGTGACGCCGCTGGTGCATGCGCTGCTGGCGCAGGCCGCCGCCTGGCCGGGCCCATTGGAAATCCACTGCCTAGATGATGGCTCCCGGGAAGCTATGCGGCACCCCAACCGCGAGTTGACCACATTGCCCGGAGTGTGCTATCAAGAGCTACCGCACAATGTAGGCCGCGCCGCTATCCGGAATCAGTTGGCCAGCGCCGCGAAACACGAGTGGCTGCTGCTGCTGGATAATGACAGCCTGTTGCCCGACAACCAGTTTTTGGCCCGCTATGCTGCCGCCTGCCACTTGGCGCCGGTGTTGGTGGGAGGTACTACGTATGAGCTGGCCGCGCCGGCTGCTACTGAGTTGCATCTGCGCTGGCTCTACGGCCGCCGCCGTGAGGCCCGCCCCGCCGCGCTTCGCCAGCGCGCTCCACATGGCCAACTCACACTCAATAATATGCTGGTGCGCACGGAAGTATTTCGTCGCTTTGGCCTAGATGAGAGCCTGACCCGCTACGGACACGAGGACACCAAGTTTGGCTGGTTGTTGCGCCAAGCCAGCATCAGTGTGCTGCATCTTGATAATCCGGTGCTACACGACGGCCTAGAACCAGCGGCTCAGTTCCTGCAGAAAACGCATGATGCTGTCCGTAACTTGGCCCGCTTGTACTTGGCAGAAGGCTTGGGCGCTGATACCAAGCTCCTGAAAGCAGCTTTGCAATTGCACCGTTGGGGACTGGGAGAAGCCGTACGCGGGGCTTTCCAACTGCGGCAGCAGCAGGTACGCCGTAATCTGCTTTCGGCGCAGCCCAGCCTGCGCCAACTAGATGCTCTAAAGCTCTACTGGCTGCTTACAGAGCTAAAATAG